The Corynebacterium glaucum genome includes a region encoding these proteins:
- a CDS encoding GNAT family N-acetyltransferase yields the protein MVESAEFTFRRAREADRTYLQRLNFLADSFGDETADLEPDVLPGVEKYVDDWDPERDGGVIAFDELRTPAGGVWLRYWSKPEDGWANLGPDVPEIAIAVENRYAGQRLGAQLLGQAVQLAREQGATRIALWVDAKNPRARHRYEEFGFTDHPTIEGAMVYAL from the coding sequence ATGGTTGAATCTGCGGAGTTCACGTTCCGACGCGCCAGGGAGGCGGATCGGACTTACCTGCAGCGTTTGAACTTCCTCGCCGACTCGTTCGGCGACGAGACTGCTGACCTGGAGCCGGACGTGCTTCCAGGGGTTGAGAAATACGTGGACGATTGGGACCCCGAGCGTGACGGCGGCGTCATCGCCTTCGATGAGCTTCGTACCCCTGCTGGTGGCGTCTGGTTGCGCTATTGGTCGAAACCGGAAGATGGGTGGGCGAACCTCGGGCCGGACGTGCCGGAAATCGCCATCGCAGTCGAGAACCGGTACGCGGGACAGCGCCTCGGGGCACAGTTGCTGGGACAGGCGGTTCAGCTCGCTCGCGAGCAGGGCGCCACGCGCATCGCGCTGTGGGTGGATGCGAAGAACCCGCGGGCGCGGCACCGCTACGAGGAATTCGGGTTCACCGACCACCCGACCATTGAGGGCGCGATGGTCTATGCGCTGTAG
- a CDS encoding acetyl/propionyl/methylcrotonyl-CoA carboxylase subunit alpha has translation MPTPLSKVLIANRGEIAVRVIRAAKDAGLASVAVYAEPDADAPFVAMADEAFALGGTTAAESYLDMEKVLKAAADSGADAIHPGYGFLSENAEFAQKVIDAGLTWIGPSPEAIAALGDKVTARHIAERADAPMAPGTKDPVANADEVAAFADEHGLPVAIKAAYGGGGRGMKVAYTREEIPELFESATREATAAFGRGECFVERYLDKARHVEAQVLADQHGNVIVVGTRDCSLQRRFQKLVEEAPAPFLTDAQRARIHESAKAICKEAGYYGAGTVEYLVSAGTEQHPEGIISFLEVNTRLQVEHPVTEVTTGIDLVREQFRIAAGEELRFTTDPEPRGHAIEFRINGEDPAVNFMPAPGTITEYVEPAGPGVRVDSGVRAGSVVGGQFDSMLAKLIVYGEDREEALQRSRRALSEYVVKGLPTVIPFDQAVLDDPAFIGDGEHFDVYTRWIEEAWVNELAPADTDADGDADGADSDGENRTFAVEVNGRRIEIALPSSLVFGGGQRKRPKKRRTAGSKAAASGDAVAAPMQGTVIKVNVSEGDEIAEGDVLLVLEAMKMENPVKAHKSGTVTGLAAETGAQVQKSAVLMELK, from the coding sequence GTGCCTACTCCCCTATCGAAGGTGCTCATTGCCAACCGCGGCGAGATCGCCGTGCGCGTCATCCGCGCCGCGAAAGATGCTGGCCTCGCCTCCGTTGCTGTCTATGCAGAGCCCGACGCCGACGCCCCGTTTGTGGCGATGGCAGACGAGGCGTTCGCGCTGGGCGGCACTACCGCGGCGGAGTCGTACCTGGACATGGAGAAGGTGCTCAAGGCTGCGGCTGATTCCGGGGCTGACGCAATCCACCCCGGTTACGGGTTCTTGTCTGAGAACGCGGAGTTCGCGCAGAAGGTCATCGACGCGGGCCTGACGTGGATCGGCCCGTCGCCGGAGGCGATTGCGGCGCTCGGCGACAAAGTCACCGCCCGCCACATCGCTGAACGCGCCGATGCGCCAATGGCACCGGGCACGAAGGACCCCGTTGCGAACGCCGATGAGGTGGCCGCGTTTGCTGACGAGCACGGCCTGCCGGTAGCCATCAAGGCTGCCTACGGCGGCGGCGGGCGCGGCATGAAGGTCGCCTACACCCGGGAAGAGATTCCCGAGCTCTTCGAGTCGGCGACCCGTGAGGCCACCGCGGCGTTCGGCCGTGGCGAGTGCTTTGTCGAGCGCTACCTTGATAAGGCGCGCCATGTCGAGGCGCAGGTGCTTGCAGACCAGCACGGCAACGTCATCGTCGTGGGCACCCGCGACTGCTCCCTGCAGCGCCGCTTCCAGAAGCTGGTCGAAGAGGCGCCGGCACCGTTTTTGACCGACGCGCAGCGCGCGCGGATCCACGAAAGCGCGAAGGCGATCTGCAAGGAGGCCGGTTACTACGGCGCGGGCACGGTCGAGTACCTGGTCAGCGCTGGCACCGAGCAGCACCCGGAAGGCATCATCTCCTTTCTCGAGGTGAACACCCGCTTGCAAGTGGAGCACCCGGTCACCGAGGTCACCACCGGCATTGACCTGGTGCGCGAGCAGTTCCGCATCGCGGCGGGTGAAGAGCTTCGCTTTACGACGGACCCGGAACCGCGCGGACATGCCATCGAATTCCGCATCAACGGCGAAGACCCGGCAGTGAACTTCATGCCCGCACCAGGCACCATCACCGAGTACGTGGAACCGGCCGGTCCGGGCGTGCGCGTGGATTCCGGCGTGCGTGCTGGCTCTGTGGTCGGCGGGCAGTTCGACTCGATGCTGGCGAAGCTCATCGTCTACGGCGAGGACCGCGAGGAAGCTCTCCAGCGCTCTCGCCGTGCGCTGAGTGAGTACGTGGTGAAGGGGCTGCCGACCGTCATCCCCTTCGACCAGGCCGTTCTTGACGACCCTGCATTCATTGGCGACGGCGAGCACTTCGATGTATACACCCGCTGGATCGAGGAAGCGTGGGTCAACGAGCTCGCCCCTGCGGATACTGATGCCGACGGCGACGCGGACGGCGCCGATTCGGATGGCGAGAACCGCACTTTTGCCGTGGAGGTGAACGGGCGTCGCATTGAGATTGCGTTGCCGTCGTCGCTGGTCTTCGGTGGCGGGCAGCGCAAACGCCCGAAGAAGCGCCGCACGGCCGGGTCCAAGGCTGCCGCCTCCGGTGATGCTGTTGCGGCGCCGATGCAGGGCACCGTGATCAAAGTCAACGTGTCCGAGGGCGACGAGATTGCGGAGGGCGACGTGCTCCTCGTCCTTGAAGCGATGAAGATGGAAAACCCGGTCAAGGCGCACAAGTCCGGCACGGTGACCGGTCTTGCAGCAGAGACGGGTGCGCAGGTGCAGAAATCTGCCGTCCTCATGGAGTTGAAATAG
- a CDS encoding sulfurtransferase yields MGIELEHNPQFETFAHPEKFVSAAWLSARLGVDGLKVVESDEDAYLYDIGHIPGAVRIDWNRDLNDPVQRDLIDGAAFAALMRERGISRDDTVVVYGDRANWWAAYTAWVFELFGHPDVRLLDGGRDAWMGEERDTSFAVPTYPESDYPTVERNDTPTRTFATELLDGLREQGTPIQGIQLIDARTPELYAGDEVAGAVDKQQAPLALRQGHIPGAVNVPWGRSVYPNALFRSADEIAEIYSDFDRDARTVIYCQMGESSAHTWFVLTHILGFKDASLYDGSWIEWGNMVRVPIERGSEATPEPNPEPTQE; encoded by the coding sequence GTGGGAATTGAGCTTGAGCACAACCCGCAGTTCGAGACGTTCGCGCATCCAGAGAAGTTCGTTTCCGCCGCGTGGCTTTCTGCTCGCTTGGGCGTCGACGGTCTGAAGGTCGTGGAAAGCGACGAGGATGCCTACCTCTACGACATCGGCCACATTCCTGGCGCGGTGCGCATCGATTGGAACCGCGACCTCAACGACCCCGTCCAGCGCGACCTGATCGACGGCGCGGCGTTCGCCGCACTGATGCGCGAGCGGGGCATTTCACGCGACGACACGGTAGTGGTTTACGGCGACCGCGCGAACTGGTGGGCGGCCTACACCGCGTGGGTCTTCGAGCTGTTCGGCCACCCGGATGTGCGACTTCTCGACGGCGGCCGCGACGCGTGGATGGGAGAAGAGCGCGACACCTCCTTCGCCGTGCCCACATACCCGGAAAGCGACTACCCCACCGTAGAGCGCAACGACACCCCGACTCGGACGTTCGCGACCGAGCTGCTCGACGGCTTGCGCGAGCAGGGCACGCCAATTCAAGGCATTCAGTTGATCGACGCCCGCACCCCCGAGCTTTACGCTGGCGATGAGGTCGCAGGGGCCGTCGATAAGCAACAAGCTCCGCTTGCCCTGCGGCAGGGACATATCCCTGGTGCTGTGAATGTGCCGTGGGGGCGATCGGTGTACCCGAATGCGCTGTTTCGTAGCGCAGATGAGATCGCCGAGATCTACAGCGACTTCGACCGCGACGCGCGCACCGTTATCTATTGCCAGATGGGGGAAAGCTCGGCGCACACGTGGTTCGTACTCACCCACATCCTGGGGTTCAAGGATGCTTCGCTTTACGACGGCTCCTGGATCGAATGGGGAAACATGGTTCGTGTGCCTATTGAGCGCGGCTCCGAAGCCACGCCCGAGCCCAACCCAGAACCTACGCAAGAGTAA
- a CDS encoding Cj0069 family protein has translation MKKAIVVFEVEGGSDKYIDGHRKDTMPIVNAIKDKGWHAEVVYFRPEWASDLFDYVSENFDAYISRVNPGNIPGGEKGYFDLLTRLSEAGLVGMSTPEEMISYGAKDALVKLNQTDLVPSDTAAYYDVESFKNTFPTSLSYGERVLKQNRGSTGSGIWRVRLADESQAANVEPGTALPLDTKLKCTEAVDNHTEDRELGEFMDFCEQYIVGDNGMLVDMRFMPRITEGEIRILLVGPHPVFVVHKKPAEGGDAFSATLFSGAKYTYQKPEEWQELVDMFAEARPVIAENLGGDNIPLIWTADFMLADDDETGEDTYVLGEINCSCVGFTSELDMGIQEMVADEAIKRVEEKHSA, from the coding sequence GTGAAGAAGGCAATTGTAGTTTTCGAGGTTGAGGGCGGCTCCGACAAGTACATCGACGGCCACCGCAAAGACACCATGCCAATCGTCAACGCGATCAAGGACAAGGGCTGGCACGCAGAGGTTGTGTACTTCCGTCCGGAGTGGGCATCGGACCTCTTTGATTACGTCTCCGAGAACTTCGACGCGTACATCTCCCGCGTGAACCCGGGCAACATCCCGGGCGGCGAGAAGGGCTACTTCGACCTGCTCACCCGCCTGTCCGAGGCTGGCCTCGTCGGCATGTCCACCCCGGAGGAGATGATCTCCTACGGCGCCAAGGACGCTCTGGTGAAGCTCAACCAGACCGACCTGGTTCCGTCCGACACTGCCGCGTACTACGACGTGGAGTCCTTCAAAAACACTTTCCCGACCTCCCTGTCCTACGGTGAGCGCGTGCTGAAGCAGAACCGCGGCTCCACCGGTTCGGGCATTTGGCGCGTCCGTCTCGCGGACGAATCGCAGGCAGCCAACGTTGAGCCGGGCACCGCACTGCCGCTGGACACCAAGCTCAAGTGCACCGAAGCTGTGGACAACCACACAGAGGATCGCGAACTTGGCGAGTTCATGGATTTCTGCGAGCAGTACATCGTTGGTGACAACGGCATGCTCGTCGACATGCGCTTCATGCCGCGCATCACTGAGGGTGAGATCCGTATCCTCCTCGTTGGCCCGCACCCAGTCTTCGTCGTGCACAAAAAACCGGCCGAGGGCGGTGACGCGTTCTCCGCGACCTTGTTCTCCGGCGCGAAGTACACCTACCAGAAACCGGAGGAGTGGCAGGAGCTCGTCGACATGTTCGCCGAGGCACGCCCTGTCATCGCTGAGAACCTTGGCGGAGACAACATCCCGCTGATCTGGACCGCGGACTTCATGCTTGCTGACGATGACGAGACCGGCGAAGACACCTACGTCCTCGGTGAGATCAACTGCTCCTGCGTCGGCTTCACCTCCGAGCTGGACATGGGCATCCAGGAGATGGTGGCTGACGAGGCCATCAAGCGTGTCGAGGAAAAGCACTCCGCGTAG
- a CDS encoding IS256 family transposase, producing the protein MTTVSPKKSHDPSRVNEISEKLMDNPELAKLIGELSTSTDDASELVKGLLQASINAGLQAEMDAHLGYEHSDRKAKAQVTDAGGGNHRNGSYTKTVDSGYGPVEVTMPRDRAGTFTPQMVPKGSRRLTELDDMIISLYAGGMTVRDIQHHLATTLGVDMSPDTISTITDAVLEEVMIWQNRQLDEFYPVIFLDALRVKIRDGHRVVNKACYMAVGVDMDGIKHILGLWIADNEGAAFWASVCADLANRGVQDVFIVCCDGLQGLPEAVEATWPNSMVQTCIVHLIRAANRWVSYQDRKGVSRALREVYTAPNEETARASLDAFEASELGLKYPQSVKVWRDAWERFVPFLQFPPAARRVLYTTNSIESLNAELRKATRNRGQFPNDTAALKTLWLMICNIEDKRAAQRAKKAKRDVECNGYIEGAKATGWKQAINQLAVAYPDRFADYL; encoded by the coding sequence ATGACTACTGTGTCACCGAAGAAAAGCCACGACCCGTCCAGGGTCAACGAGATCAGCGAGAAGCTGATGGATAACCCCGAGCTCGCAAAGCTCATCGGGGAGCTGTCCACCTCCACCGACGACGCCAGCGAGCTGGTCAAGGGGCTTTTGCAGGCGTCGATCAACGCCGGCCTGCAGGCGGAGATGGATGCCCATTTGGGCTACGAACACTCCGACCGCAAAGCGAAAGCCCAGGTAACAGATGCTGGTGGTGGCAACCACCGAAACGGGTCGTACACCAAGACCGTCGATTCCGGCTACGGCCCTGTTGAGGTCACGATGCCACGGGATCGCGCGGGCACGTTCACCCCGCAGATGGTGCCCAAAGGCTCCCGTCGGCTCACAGAGCTCGACGACATGATTATCTCGCTGTACGCCGGCGGGATGACCGTGCGAGATATCCAGCACCATCTCGCCACCACCCTGGGGGTGGATATGAGCCCGGATACGATCAGCACCATTACCGATGCGGTCTTAGAAGAGGTCATGATCTGGCAAAACCGCCAGCTCGACGAGTTTTACCCAGTGATCTTCCTCGACGCGCTACGCGTGAAGATCCGTGACGGCCACCGCGTGGTCAACAAGGCTTGCTACATGGCGGTTGGTGTCGACATGGACGGCATCAAGCACATCCTGGGATTGTGGATCGCTGACAATGAAGGCGCCGCATTTTGGGCATCGGTGTGCGCAGATCTGGCCAACCGCGGGGTCCAGGACGTGTTCATTGTCTGCTGCGACGGGCTCCAAGGCCTGCCAGAAGCCGTGGAGGCAACCTGGCCGAATTCCATGGTGCAGACCTGCATCGTGCACCTGATTCGGGCGGCGAACCGGTGGGTGTCGTATCAGGACCGCAAAGGCGTCTCTCGCGCGCTGCGTGAGGTCTACACCGCTCCCAATGAGGAGACGGCACGCGCCAGCCTGGATGCTTTCGAGGCCAGTGAGCTGGGCCTAAAATACCCCCAGTCGGTCAAAGTCTGGCGCGACGCTTGGGAGCGGTTCGTGCCGTTTCTGCAGTTCCCGCCTGCGGCCAGGCGGGTGCTCTACACCACCAATTCGATCGAGTCGCTGAATGCTGAACTGCGTAAAGCTACCCGTAACAGGGGCCAGTTCCCGAACGATACCGCGGCGTTGAAGACGCTGTGGTTGATGATCTGCAACATCGAGGACAAGCGCGCTGCGCAGCGGGCGAAGAAAGCCAAGCGCGACGTTGAGTGCAACGGCTATATTGAAGGAGCGAAAGCCACCGGGTGGAAACAAGCCATCAACCAACTAGCCGTGGCTTACCCCGACCGATTCGCGGACTACTTGTAA
- a CDS encoding Mu transposase domain-containing protein: MVFACACADERQDAWLAAHIRAFEYFGGVAEVIVPDNASTASNAISAADKNRRVNSTYEEFLEHYNTAALPARAKRPKDKASVEAAVKIVTQNVIHALDGHQCVGIDELNAKITALVDGINAAEPFRGNATSRRALFDQFERDVLTALPTTPWQRTEWKRAKVAPNFHIRVHNVHYSVPHQLVGRTVDVRITGDSLAVFDAGQRVATHQLARVRGVYVTDTDHIPANMGDTRGLWTSEYFLREAAKIGPATRQVIFELIETKAIPAQAYQACRNVLNMGKHANKPILEEACRRLVSTDGVRRAVSYTAVKNMMAAVRKDTSTRPTGTDLSTDLPTSRPTRDVPTPTARDTRGAYLGGAAQFSLENLTKKGSA, from the coding sequence ATGGTATTCGCCTGCGCGTGCGCGGATGAGCGCCAGGACGCGTGGCTTGCAGCCCATATCCGCGCGTTCGAGTACTTCGGCGGGGTCGCCGAGGTCATCGTGCCAGATAACGCCTCGACAGCCTCGAACGCGATCAGTGCCGCGGATAAAAATCGCCGGGTCAACTCCACCTACGAGGAGTTTTTGGAGCACTACAACACCGCCGCGTTGCCGGCCCGCGCGAAACGACCCAAAGACAAGGCCAGCGTCGAAGCCGCAGTCAAGATCGTCACCCAGAACGTCATCCACGCACTCGATGGCCACCAGTGCGTCGGGATAGACGAGCTCAACGCAAAAATCACCGCCCTGGTCGATGGGATCAACGCTGCCGAACCGTTTCGCGGCAATGCGACGAGCAGGCGCGCATTGTTCGATCAGTTCGAACGCGACGTGCTCACCGCGCTGCCTACAACACCGTGGCAGCGCACCGAATGGAAACGCGCCAAAGTCGCGCCCAATTTCCACATCAGAGTGCACAACGTGCATTACTCGGTACCGCACCAACTGGTGGGCCGCACCGTGGACGTGCGTATCACCGGTGACAGCCTCGCCGTCTTCGACGCCGGGCAGCGTGTGGCCACCCACCAACTCGCACGTGTCCGCGGGGTGTACGTCACCGACACCGACCACATCCCGGCGAACATGGGTGACACCCGGGGGTTGTGGACAAGCGAGTACTTCCTGCGCGAAGCCGCCAAAATCGGGCCGGCCACCCGCCAGGTGATCTTTGAGCTCATCGAAACCAAAGCGATCCCTGCCCAGGCGTACCAAGCGTGCCGCAACGTGCTCAACATGGGCAAACACGCCAACAAGCCAATCCTCGAGGAGGCCTGCCGGCGTTTGGTGTCCACCGACGGCGTCAGGCGTGCTGTGTCGTATACCGCGGTGAAAAACATGATGGCCGCCGTGCGCAAAGACACCTCCACACGACCCACAGGCACTGACCTTTCAACCGATCTGCCAACAAGCAGACCCACCCGTGACGTGCCTACCCCGACAGCGCGTGACACGCGCGGCGCCTACCTCGGTGGTGCCGCCCAGTTCAGCCTCGAAAACCTCACCAAGAAGGGATCTGCATAA
- a CDS encoding ATP-binding protein — protein MPRPQPASASARFLDESVLPIFTDLRMTAFGQSVIDIAADPAFDDWSFSDKVLYALDKEVAAKRERRVNKLLKASRSPNPDACIEDVTYTPGRIINKEQITRLAHCQWCQSAQNIVILGKSSVGKTYLAQALLTAACRNDYSARFFRTDTLANHLAVLKHDDPARITFLEDLHHTDVLVLDDFLTTPIDAATAHQLLNILAEREPRGSTIVTSQFTPDEWYKSIPDAVIAESILNRLVAGAEIITLEGTNMRLTP, from the coding sequence ATGCCCCGCCCACAACCAGCATCAGCATCCGCCCGCTTCCTCGACGAATCAGTCCTGCCGATCTTTACAGATCTGCGGATGACCGCCTTCGGACAAAGTGTTATCGACATCGCCGCCGATCCCGCATTCGACGATTGGAGCTTCTCCGACAAAGTGCTCTACGCACTCGATAAAGAGGTAGCGGCCAAGCGTGAGAGGCGAGTCAACAAACTGCTCAAAGCATCCCGATCGCCAAATCCCGATGCTTGTATCGAAGACGTCACCTACACGCCCGGCCGCATCATCAACAAAGAGCAAATCACCCGACTCGCTCACTGTCAATGGTGCCAAAGCGCACAAAACATTGTCATCCTGGGTAAATCCTCCGTCGGCAAAACCTACCTCGCCCAAGCACTGCTCACCGCGGCGTGCCGAAACGACTACTCCGCACGCTTCTTCCGCACCGACACACTCGCCAACCACCTCGCCGTGCTCAAACACGACGACCCAGCCCGCATCACTTTCCTCGAAGACCTCCACCACACAGACGTGTTAGTCCTCGACGACTTCCTCACCACCCCAATCGATGCCGCCACCGCACACCAGCTGCTCAACATCCTCGCAGAGCGCGAACCCCGCGGATCCACCATCGTGACATCCCAGTTCACACCCGACGAATGGTACAAATCCATCCCCGACGCCGTCATCGCCGAATCCATCCTCAACCGACTCGTCGCCGGCGCCGAAATCATCACACTCGAAGGCACCAACATGCGACTGACCCCATAA
- a CDS encoding DUF4282 domain-containing protein — protein sequence MSTPFNPNDRDPNKDVSSQPFGAGSSDSQSSQPTWGSNSTGSSQTGWGSSDSNSSQSGWGASDSNSSQSGWGASDSSSSQSSDSPYGQSQYGQSQSQSGQGSQGSQYGQTPAYGQSGFGQAGQSYGQSDYGQSQYGQSQSQTQGQTQGQTQAYGQTQGGQYGQTQGFGQPYSGFQQDGGSANNAAQGQRQNFFKALFDRSFERSFTLDFHKTLFTIALVFIGIFWVLGLIGSLSTFTEGAGEGVLALVMFLILGTFGVLFWTIMIRVSLEFYVAMMRTQRDVKRLAEDDTTSSTS from the coding sequence ATGTCCACTCCGTTCAACCCTAACGACCGTGACCCGAATAAGGACGTCTCGTCCCAGCCGTTCGGTGCTGGCTCCTCCGACTCGCAGTCCAGCCAGCCGACCTGGGGTTCCAACAGCACCGGCTCGTCCCAGACTGGTTGGGGTTCCTCCGACTCGAACTCGTCGCAGTCCGGCTGGGGTGCATCCGATTCCAACAGTTCCCAATCTGGCTGGGGCGCATCTGACTCCAGCAGCTCCCAGTCCAGCGATTCTCCGTACGGTCAGTCGCAGTACGGCCAGAGCCAGTCCCAGAGCGGCCAGGGCAGCCAGGGCAGCCAGTACGGTCAGACCCCAGCCTACGGCCAGTCCGGTTTCGGGCAGGCGGGTCAGAGCTACGGTCAGTCTGATTACGGTCAGTCGCAGTACGGCCAGAGCCAGTCCCAGACTCAGGGTCAGACTCAGGGGCAGACTCAGGCCTACGGCCAGACGCAGGGTGGCCAGTACGGTCAGACCCAGGGCTTCGGCCAGCCTTACAGCGGTTTCCAGCAGGACGGTGGCAGCGCGAACAACGCGGCCCAGGGCCAACGCCAGAACTTCTTCAAGGCGTTGTTTGATCGATCGTTCGAGCGCTCCTTCACCCTTGACTTCCACAAGACGCTCTTCACCATCGCGCTCGTGTTTATCGGCATTTTCTGGGTGCTTGGTCTCATCGGTTCTCTGTCCACTTTCACCGAGGGGGCTGGTGAAGGTGTGCTGGCACTTGTCATGTTCCTGATTCTCGGTACCTTCGGCGTGCTGTTCTGGACCATCATGATTCGTGTCAGCCTGGAGTTTTACGTGGCAATGATGCGCACGCAGCGCGATGTTAAGCGCCTGGCTGAGGACGACACCACCTCCAGCACCAGCTAA
- a CDS encoding DUF3151 domain-containing protein, whose translation MDINDMLAPPPVKLPEDPASKSNLLDDASVYAHPNSPAVWAARAEKELSEGDPIVAYAYARTGYHRSLDRLRANGWKGWGPVPATHEANQPVLKAIAMLALAAKAIGETDEYDRCRQMLSDADPASVETLLDSNV comes from the coding sequence ATGGACATCAACGACATGCTCGCTCCCCCACCCGTGAAACTCCCGGAAGACCCCGCTTCGAAGAGCAATTTGCTTGACGACGCCTCGGTCTACGCCCACCCCAACTCCCCGGCGGTTTGGGCCGCCCGCGCGGAGAAGGAATTGTCAGAAGGCGACCCGATCGTTGCCTACGCGTACGCGCGCACCGGCTACCACCGCTCCCTTGACCGCCTGCGCGCCAACGGCTGGAAAGGCTGGGGCCCAGTGCCTGCAACGCACGAGGCGAACCAGCCGGTGCTCAAAGCGATCGCGATGCTCGCCCTGGCTGCCAAAGCCATCGGTGAGACTGATGAGTACGACCGCTGCCGCCAGATGCTTTCCGACGCGGACCCGGCCAGCGTGGAAACCCTTCTCGATTCAAATGTTTAG
- a CDS encoding Maf family protein codes for MRLVLASKSPSRRMLLEQGGVSPLLRPADIDEDALIASLGGTAPADVVAALARAKADAIAPGHPDDVVIGCDSMLLLDGELLGKPHTVEATIERWRAQRGRTAHLLTGHAATYRGEWVQHTVRTAIQFGDVSDTDIEAYARSGQPLECAGAFTLEALGSWFIDSIDGDPTSVIGLSMPFLRRALYQFGLDASAFWD; via the coding sequence GTGCGGCTGGTGCTGGCGTCCAAATCACCGTCGAGACGCATGCTCCTTGAGCAAGGTGGGGTGTCTCCCCTCCTGAGACCTGCCGACATTGACGAGGACGCGCTGATCGCCTCACTCGGCGGCACCGCGCCAGCTGACGTTGTCGCCGCGCTCGCCCGCGCAAAGGCCGACGCGATCGCGCCCGGCCACCCCGACGATGTGGTGATCGGGTGCGACTCAATGCTGCTCCTCGACGGCGAGCTGCTCGGCAAACCCCACACCGTCGAAGCCACAATCGAACGCTGGCGCGCCCAGCGCGGCCGCACCGCGCACCTGCTCACCGGCCATGCCGCGACGTACCGCGGCGAGTGGGTGCAGCACACTGTGCGCACCGCCATCCAGTTCGGCGACGTATCCGACACCGACATCGAGGCCTACGCGCGCTCCGGACAGCCGCTTGAATGCGCCGGCGCGTTCACCCTCGAGGCTCTAGGCAGTTGGTTCATCGACTCCATCGACGGCGACCCGACTAGCGTCATCGGCCTCTCGATGCCGTTTCTGCGCCGCGCGCTCTATCAGTTCGGCCTCGACGCGAGCGCGTTCTGGGACTAG
- a CDS encoding acyl-CoA carboxylase subunit epsilon: MTTPNAAPLFTVTKGHLNEEELAALTTVIADLQAEQTARAAAQNPADRNGWGAPRPSHHQGAVYNPHAFGNVAYF; encoded by the coding sequence ATGACGACACCAAACGCTGCGCCCTTGTTCACCGTGACCAAGGGACACCTGAACGAAGAAGAGCTTGCGGCGCTTACCACCGTCATCGCTGACCTGCAGGCCGAGCAGACCGCACGGGCAGCAGCCCAGAATCCGGCCGACCGCAACGGCTGGGGCGCACCTCGCCCGAGCCACCACCAAGGTGCGGTGTACAACCCGCACGCATTTGGCAACGTTGCCTACTTCTAA